TGGATTTCAATTTTTCGGACGACCAGGAACAACTGCGCGACGCCGTTCGCAAGTGGGTCGACAAGGGCTATGGCTTCGAGCGTCGCCGCGGCATCGAGGCCAACGGCGGCTTCTCGCGCGAGGCCTGGGACGAACTGGCCGAGCTCGGCCTCGGCGGCCTCTACATCGCCGAAGACGACGGCGGCCTGGGCATGGGCCCCGTGGCCGGCATGGTCGTGATGGAAGAGCTGGGCCGCGGCATCGTGCTGGAGCCTTTCGCGCAGACGCTGATCGCCGGCGCCGTGCTCGGTGGCCATGCCGGCGCCGACCTCAAGGACAACTGGCTGCCCCGCATTGCGGGCGGCCAGGCCATCGTGGTGCTGGCCTACCAGGAGCGCAAGGCGCGCTACCGGCTCGACGTGTGCGAGGCCAAGGCCGTGAAGGCGGGCGGCGGCTGGTCGCTGACCGGCGCCAAGAGCGTGGTGCCGGTGGGCGACGAAGCCGACGCGTTCATCGTGCCCGCGCAGGCCGACGGCAAGATCGCCCTGTTCCTGGTCGAGCGCAGCGCCAGCGGTGTCGAGGCACGCGGCTACGGCACGCAGGACGGCGGCCGCGCGGCCGAGGTCGTGTTCGACAAGGCCGACGCCACGCTGATCACCGCAGACGGACTGGCGGCGCTCGAGTACGCGGTCGACGTCGGCATTGCAGCCACCTGCGCCGAAGCTGTGGGCGTCATGGACAAGACCGTGGCCCTCACGGTCGAGTACATGAATCAGCGCAAGCAGTTCGGCGTGACCATCTCGACCTTCCAGGCGCTGCGCCATCGCGTCGCCGACATGAAGATGCAGCTCGAGCTCGCTCGCTCGATGAGCTACTACGCCACGCTGAAGCTCAACGCGCCGGCCGAGGAGCGGCGCCAGGCGCTGGCGCGCGCCAAGTACCAGCTGGGCGTGTCGATGCGCTACGTTGCCGCGAACTCGGTGCAACTGCACGGCGGCATCGGCGTGACCGACGAATACATCGGCAGCCACTACTTCCGCAAGCTCACGCAGCTCGAAATGACCTTCGGCGACACGCTGCATCACCTGGGCGAAGTGTCGGCCCGCATGCAGGACGCCGCCGGCGTCTTCGCCTGATGGTGTTTTTCCCATAGCATCCAACGCCCGCCCGCCTCGTGCCGGCGGGCGTTTTTACTTGGAACCAGCCAGGAACAAAACAATGCCATCACGCCGCACTCTTCTCGCCTTCGGGCTCGCATCGACCGCCATGCTGACCGCTTGCGCCACAGCGCCTTCGCCCTCGTACGCCGAGCGCCCGCCGATCGTCTTCATGCACGGCAACGGCGATTCGGCCGCGCTTTGGCTGACGACGATCTGGCGCTTCGAGTCGAACGGCTGGCCGCGCGACCGGCTCTTCGCGGTTGACCAGCCCTATCCGCTGGCGCGCGACGACGATGCCGTGGCGCAGCCGGGCCGCAGTTCGACCACCGATTCGGCCGTCTTCCTGAAGGGCGAGGTCGACAAGGTGCTGAAAGCCACGGGTGCCGGCAAGGTGGTGCTGATCGGCAATTCGCGTGGCGGCAACACCATTCGAAACTACGTGCAGAACGGCGGCGGCGCGGCCGTCGTGAGCCACGTGGTGCTGGGCGGCAATCCGGCACACGGCATCTGGGCCGTGAAGGGCTTCCGCGAGAACAACGAGTTCTCGGGGCTCTCGGGGTTCATGCAGCAGCTCAATACGCCGAAGGGGCCGAACGGCGAGGAGGTCACGCCGGGCGTGAAGTGGCTCACGCTGCGTTCCGACAACAACGACAAGTACGCACAGCCCGACGGCCTGTGGATCGGCGTGCCGGGCCAGCCGACGAACATCGGCTTCGACGGGCCAGCACTCAAGGGCGCGACCAATGTCGTGCTACCGCGCGTGGATCATCGCGAGACCTCTTTCTCGCCCGCCGCATTCGCAGCGACCTGGCAGTTCCTGACCGGCGAGCCGCCGCGCAGCACGGCGGTGGCACCCGAGGCGAACGTTGTGCTCGACGGCCGGGCGGTGGGCGCGGAGAACCTGTCGCTCAACGGCGGACAGGTCACCGTGTACGCCGTCGATCCGGCCACGGGCGCACGGCGCGGTGAGGCGGTGCACAGCAAAAGCATCGGCGCCGACGGCCGCTGGGGTCCGCTCAACGCGCGCGGCGACACGGCCTACGAGTTCGTGCTCAGCGCGCCCGGCTACGGCATCACGCACATCTACCGCAGCCCGTTTGCGCGCAGCAGCCGCGTCGTGAACCTGCGGCCCGAACGCCTCGTGGCTGCCGACGGCAGCGCCCAGGCGGTCGTTGTCTTCACGCGTCCGCGCGGCTACTTCGATGCAGAGCGCGACACCATGCGCTTCGACGGCCAGAGCCCCCCGCCCGGGGTGCCGCCCAAAGGCTCCGGCGTGTCGAGCTCCAGAGTGCGGGTGACCACCGCGCAACCGCAGCGCGCCGTGACCGGTGAATTCAACGCGGAGCGCATCACGGGCCTGACCTGGCCTGCGGCGCAGCAGCACGTGACGGTGCTCGAATTGACGTATTGACCGATCCACGAGGGCCAAGGACATGAGCGACACGGCTTCTCCCTTCGTGCTGGCGACACGCGATGCACGCGGCGTTGCCACGCTGACGCTGAACCGCCCGACCTCGTTCAACGCCCTCTCCGAAGGCATGCTCGGCGCGCTCGAACAGGCGCTCGGCGAAATTGCGGCGGATGACACGGTGCGCGCCGTGGTGATCGCCGCGGCGGGCAAGGCCTTCTGCGCGGGCCACGACCTGAAGGAAATGCGCGCGGAGCCCTCGCTCGGCTACTACCAGCGGCTCTTCGAGCGCTGCGGCGCGATGATGCTGTCGATCCAGCGGCTCCCCGTGCCGGTGATCGCGCGCGTGCACGGCATCGCGACGGCCGCGGGCTGCCAACTGGTCGCGGTGTGCGACCTGGCGGTGGCCTCGAGCGAGGCGCGCTTCGCGGTCAGCGGCGTGAACGTGGGGCTGTTCTGCGCCACGCCGAGCGTTACCTTGTCGCGCAACCTCGGCCGCAAGGAGGCCTTCGAGATGCTCGTGACGGGTGAATTCATCAGCGCGCAGGAGGCCCGCGAAAAGGGCCTGGTCAACCGGGTGGCCGCGCCCGGCGAGCTCGACGCCGCGGTGGAGGCGCTGGTCGCCAGCATCGTCGCCAAGCCGCGCCAGGCGCTCGCGCTGGGCAAAGCCCTCTTCTATCGCCAGCTCGAAACCGGCATCGAGGCCGCGCTGGCCGACGCCAGCCAGACCATGGCCTGCAACATGATGGACGAGAGCGCGCTCGAAGGCGTTCAGGCCTTCATCGAGAAGCGCCCGCCCGACTGGAAACGCTAGGTGTCGTGCAGCCGCGAACTTTGCGGCAGGTGCGCCATCAGGAATTCCATCTGGTCCGCCAGGATGCGGCGGTTTCGCAGAATGAAATCTTCCCACAGGCTGGGCACGTAGGGCGCATACAAGAGCGGCATGTTGGCCTGCTCCGGCGTGCGGCTGCTCTTGCGGTGGTTGCACGGCTTGCAGGCCGTGACCACGTTCATCCAGGTGTCGATGCCCTTTTGCGCGAACGGAATGATGTGCTCGCGCGTGAGCTCGTCTTCGTGGAAATGCCCGCCGCAGTACGCGCAAACGTTGCGGTCGCGCGCAAACAGCTTGCTGTTGGTGAGCCCCGGACGCTGGGTAAAGGGGTTGATCCGCGGCACGCCCTTGGTGCCGATGATGCTGTTGATGGCAATCTGCGACTGCTGGCCGGTGATGGCGTTGTGGCCGCCACGGAACACAGCCACCTGCGCGCCCACCTCCCAGCGGACTTCGTCCGCTGCATAGTGGATGACCGCCTGTTCGAGCGATATCCATGACTGGGGCAGCCCTTGGGCCGACAGCTTCAAGACCTTCACCACACGCCTCCTCAAAAAGGGAAGAATCACGGAAAGACCAGGGACACGGAGCACGCCGGAGACCACTTCAAGCGACGCACTGAGTCACAATATACCGGCTTTGTGACAAAACGGCCTGATCTGCCCATTCGACGGGCAAAAGGCGCTATCAAAAAGATAATCACCGATGCAGGTTTTCCGCGGCTTCCGGCACCCGGGCGTGGCTCCGGCCTGCGCTCTCACCATAGGCAATTTCGACGGCGTGCACCGTGGCCACCAGGCCATGCTGGCGCTGCTGCAGACCGAGGCGCGCCATCGCGGGCTGCCCAGTTGCGTGCTCACGTTCGAGCCGCACCCACGCGACTATTTTGCCGCCGTCACCAAGAAACCCGACCTGGCGCCGGCGCGCATCGGCACCCTGCGCGACAAGCTGACCGAACTCGCGGCCTGTGGGGTGGCGCAGACCATCGTGCTGCCCTTCGATGGCCGCCTGGCGTCCCAGTCGCCCGAAGACTTCATCCAGAGCGTGCTGGTCGACGGCCTGGGTGCGCGCTATGTGCTGGTGGGCGACGACTTCCGCTTCGGCGCCAAGCGGGCGGGCGACTACGCCATGCTCGACGCGGCCGGCGATGCCCATGGCTTCGACGTGGCGCGCATGAACAGCTACGAAATATCGGACCCTCACGCGCGGCTGCGCCCCGCGGCCCCCCGAGAGGGCGCGCCCGTCTTGGGGCGGCCCGGCGACGGGCACGGCCTGCGCGTTTCCAGCTCGGCCGTGCGCGAGGCACTGGCCGAGGGCCGCATGGCCGACGCCCAGACCCTGCTCGGCCGGCCCTACACGATCTCGGGCCATGTGGTCCATGGCCGCAAGCTGGGCCGCGCGCTGGGCGCCTCCGCACCGGGCAAGGACGACGGTTTTCGCACGCTCAACCTGCGCTTCAAGCACTGGAAGCCGGCCGCCAGCGGCATCTTCGCGGTGCTGGTGCACGGGCTGGCCGAACAGCCGCTGCCCGGCGTGGCAAACCTCGGCGTGCGCCCCTCGCTGGACGCCAACGACGTCAATGCGGGCCGGGTGCTGCTGGAGACGCATTGCCTGGAGTGGCCCGCGCATCTGGGGGCCGAAGGAGCCTACGGTAAAATCGTCCGCGTGGAACTCCTGCACAAACTGCACGACGAATTGCGCTACACCAGCCTCGAGGCCCTGACTGCGGGCATCGCCAAGGATGGGCGCGACGCGCGTGCGTTCTTTGCCTCGACCCACGCCGAAACCCACCGCCAGACCACGCGCGACCGAATTTAGCCCTGCACGCCCCGTGCTGCCGCCCTTCGACAAGCTCAGGGCGAACGGCTTTTCTTCCGCACCGACCGCTCAATGCAGTTCGGGCTGAGCCTGTCGAAGCCCCCTCTGTTTCGCACCCCAACATGTCTGACGCTGCTTCCCCCACCGACTACCGTTCCACGCTGAACCTGCCCGACACCCCCTTCCCGATGCGCGGCGACCTGCCCAAGCGCGAACCGGGCTGGGTCAAGGAATGGAACGACGAAGGCCGCTACCACCGCCTGCGCGACGCGCGCCACGGCGCGCCCAAGTTCATCCTGCACGACGGCCCGCCGTACGCCAACGGCCAGATCCACATGGGCCACGCGGTGAACAAGATCCTGAAAGACATGATCAACAAGGCGCGCCAGCTCGAAGGCTATGACGCGCTCTACGTGCCCGGCTGGGATTGCCACGGCCTGCCGATCGAGAACGCCATCGAAAAGCAGTTCGGCCGCAACCTGAGCCGCGACGAGATGCAGGCCAAGAGCCGTGCCTACGCCACCGAGCAGATCGCGCAGCAGATGCTCGACTTCCAGCGCCTGGGCGTGCTGGGCGAGTGGGACCACCCGTACAAGACGATGGATTTCGCCAACGAAGCCGGCGAGCTGCGCGCCTTCAAGCGCGTGATCGAGCGCGGCTTCGTGTACCGCGGCCTCAAGCCCGTGTACTGGTGCTTCGACTGCGGCTCCTCGCTGGCCGAGTTCGAGATCGAATACGCCGACAAGAAGAGCCAGACCCTCGACGTGGCCTTCAAGGCGCACGACCGCGAGAAGGTGCTCAAGGCCTTCGAGACCGACCATACGATCCTCGGTGACATCTTTGCCGTGATCTGGACCACCACCGCGTGGACCATCCCGGCCAACCAGGCGATCAACCTCAACCCCGAGATCGAGTATTCGCTGGTCGACACCGAACGTGGCCTCTTGATCCTCGCCAACTCGCTGGTCGAGATGTGCATGACGCGCTATGCGCTCGACGGCAAGGTGCTGGCCACGGTCAAGGGCGAGAAGCTCGGCGGGCTCGAGTTCGAGCACCCGCTGTACGACGTCGACGCTGGCTACAAGCGCCTGTCGCCCGTGTACCTGGCCGACTACGCCACTGCCACGGACGGCACCGGCCTCGTGCACTCCTCGCCCGCCTACGGCGTGGACGACTTCAACTCCTGCATCGCCCATGGCGTGGCGTACGACGACATCCTGAACCCAGTTCAGGGCAACGGCAGCTACGCGCCCGACTTCCCGCTCTTCGGCGGCCAGAACATCTGGAAGGCCGTGCCGGTGATCATCGCCGCGCTGCGCGATGCCAACCGCCTGCTCACCACCGAGACGATCACCCACAGCTACCCGCACTGCTGGCGCCACAAGACGCCGGTGATCTACCGCGCCGCGGCGCAGTGGTTCATCCGCATGGACGAAGGCGAAGGCGTGTTCACCAAGGACAAGGCGCCCAAGACGCTGCGCCAGACCGCGCTCCAAGCCATCGAACAGACCAGCTTCTATCCGGAGAACGGCAAGGCGCGCCTGCACGACATGATCGCCAACCGGCCCGACTGGTGCATCAGCCGCCAACGCAGCTGGGGCGTGCCGATCCCGTTCTTCCTGCACAAGGATTCGGGCGAGCTGCATCCGCGCACGATGGAAATCCTCGACCAGGCCGCCGACATCGTCGAGAAGGGTGGCATCGAGGCCTGGAGCCGCGTCACGGCTCTAGAGATCCTCGGCGCCGAGGACGCGCCGCACTACACCAAGAGCACCGACATCCTCGAGGTGTGGTTCGACTCGGGCTCGACCTTCTATCACGTGCTGCGCGGCACGCACCCCAATGTGCACCACGAGACGGGGCCGGAAGCCGACCTGTACCTGGAGGGCCACGACCAGCACCGCGGGTGGTTCCACTCGTCGCTCCTGATCGCCTGCGCGCTGGAAGACCGCGCGCCGTACCGCGGCCTGCTCACGCACGGCTTCACGGTGGATGCCAAGGGCATCAAGATGAGCAAGTCGCTCAAGAACGGCATCGACCCGCAGGAAATCAGCAGCAAGCTGGGCGCGGAAATCATCCGCCTCTGGGTGGCCGCGAGCGACTACTCGGGCGACATCGCGGGCGACGACAAGATCCTGGCGCGCGTGGTCGACTCGTACCGCCGCATCCGCAACACGCTGCGCTTCCTGATGGCGAACACCAGCGACTTCGACATCGCGAAGGATGCGGTGCCGCTCGACCAATTGTTCGAGATCGATCGCTATGCGCTCGCGCGCGCATCGCAGTTCCAGGCCGAGATCCTCGCGCACTACAAGGTGTACGAGTTCCATCCCGTCGTGTCCAAGCTGCAGATCTACTGCTCGGAAGACCTGGGCGGTTTCTACCTCGACATCCTGAAGGACCGGCTCTACACGACGGCGCCGGGCTCGCTCGCGCGCCGCAGTGCGCAGACCGCGCTCTGGCACATCTCGCAAGCCATGCTGCGCTGGATGGCGCCGTTCCTGAGCTTCACCGCCGAAGAGGCGTGGAAGTTCGTGAACACGGGCAAACCGGGCGAATCGATCTTTGCCCAGACGTTCAGCCAGTTCGCCGCGCCCGACGAAGCACTGCTCGCCAAGTGGGGCCGCATCCGCGAGATCCGCGACGTGGTGAACAAGGACATCGAAGCCGTGCGCGCCGAAGGCAAGGTCGGTTCGTCGCTGCAGGCCAACCTGCAGCTCAGCGCAGCGGCGGAAGACTTCGCGCTGCTGGGCACGCTGGGCGACGACCTGAGGTTCGTCTTCATCACTTCCGCCATCGAACTGGCGGCGGGCGAGGCGCTGTCTACCGTGGTGAAGCCGAGCGCCGCGCAGAAGTGCGACCGCTGCTGGCACTACCGCGACGACGTGGGCCACGACCCGGCGCACCCGACGATCTGCGGCCGGTGCACGAGCAACCTGTTCGGTGCCGGCGAGCCGCGGAGCTTTGCCTGATGGCGGCCGCACGCTCCGCATCGGCATCGCGTTCGCGCGGTGGCAGCCTGGGCATCTGGCCCTGGCTCGGGCTGGCGGTGATCATCCTCATCATCGACCAGTTCACCAAGACGCTGATCCTGGGCTACTACAAGCTCGGTGACGCGACCTACGTGACGAACTTCTTCAACGTGGTTCGCGCGCACAACACGGGCGCCGCGTTCTCGTTCCTGGCCGACCATTCGGGGTGGCAGCGCTGGTTTTTCACGGCCATTGGCGTGGCGGCCGCGGTGTTTATCGTGTGGATGCTGAAGTCGCACGCGGGGCAGAAGCTGTTCTCTTTCGCGATGGCCTGCATCCTGGGCGGGGCGATCGGGAATGTGATCGACCGGATGATGCACGGCTACGTCGTCGACTTCCTGAGTTTCCATTGGGGGAACTGGTACTTTCCGGCCTTCAATGCGGCGGACAGTGCCATCACGCTTGGGGCGATCTGCCTGATCGTGGACGAGATCCGGCGGGTTCGTCGAGGGAAATGACGACTTGAGGGGCGCCGGGCCGGCGGTACGGCGCGGTCGGTCCCACTGTGCCGGCCCTTCGGGCTCTCCTGCGGTCTCGCGTTTAGCGGCGTCTCGCAGAACTCGCCTTCGGCTCAAACAGCTGCGAGCCCTGATCCGCGAAACGCGGCGCTCCTCGGCGGCACAGAGGGGCAGCACAGCCCACACCGCACCACCTACCGGACGCCTGTTGTGGGCTTGATGCCGCTCCCGTCGCCCCAATCCTCTCTTGAGGGAGCGGTAGAGAGGGAACCAAGTCCGACTCAGGGGGGCCATGCCTGGACCGCGCGCAACGCACGGCTGGTGACTCATTCAGCGGCTTCCGGCACATTTGAAGGCCCTTTTCCTTTCCACGGCAACGAGGCGCTGATCGGCTGAGCCCATACATGTGGAAAATGGGGGCGAAAACGAACTAAAACGAAAAGGATAGAAACCGGCACCCATGAAGCACCTTCTGAATCTGCTCGCCGCCGTCGCACTGCTCGTGTGGGGCACGCACCTCGTTCGCACGGGCGTGCTGCGCGTGTTCGGGGCCAACCTGCGCAAGATCCTGGTGCAGAGCATGCGCAACCGCTTCACGGCCGCGCTGTCGGGTATTGGCGTCACGGCGCTGGTGCAGTCGAGCACAGCCACGTCGCTGATGACCTCTTCCTTCGTCGGGCAGGGCCTGGTCACGCTGCCCGCGGCGCTGGCGGTCATGCGCGGCGCGGACGTGGGCACGGCGCTGATCTCGGTGCTGTTCTCGGCCGACCTTTCCTGGCTCTCGCCGATGTTCATCTTCGTGGGCGTGGTGCTCTTCATTTCGCGTTCGGCCAGCGTGGCGGGCCGTGTGGGCCGGGTGCTCATCGGCCTGGGGCTGATGCTGCTGGCGCTGCAACTGGTCGTGGAAGCCACCGAGCCGCTCTTCTCGGCACCGGCCGTGCGGGCCCTGCTGGCCTCGCTCAGCAGCGACGTGCTGCTCGAAATCACCATCGGAGCCATGCTGGCCATCGTGGCGTACTCGAGCCTGGCGGTCGTGCTGCTGGTGGCGGCCATGGCGAGCTCCCACGTGGTGCCACTGGATGTCGCGCTCGGGCTGGTGCTCGGGGCCAACCTCGGCAGCGGCCTGCTGGCCGTGCTGACCACCGCCAAGTCGGCGGTGCCGGTGCGGCAGGTCACGGTCGGCAATCTGCTTTTCAAGGCGCTCGGCGTGGCCATCGTCGCGCCGTTCGTCGGGCTCTGGCTGCGCTATGTGCAGCCGCACGTGCCGAATGCGACCCACGGCGTGGTGCTGTTTCACCTGGCGTTCAACGTGATCATCAGCGTGGGTTTCATCGGCCTCACGCAATGGGTCGCCAAGCTGGTCACCAAGATGCTGCCGGTGCCGCAGCAACCGACCACCTCCATGCGGCCGCACCACCTCGATCCCTCGGCGCTCTCGACGCCTTCGCTCGCCATTTCGAACGCCGCGCGCGAGGCGCTGCACCAGGCCGACATCGTGGAGACCATGCTCATCGGCATGCTCGACGTGATCCGCCACAACGACCTGCGCCTGTCGCAGGAACTGCGGCAGCTCGACGACACCGTGGACGAGCTGTACTCGGCCATCAAGTACTACATGACGCGCATCTCGCGCGAGGCCCTGGGCGAGGGAGAAAGCCGGCGCTGGACCGACATCATCAGCTTCACGATCAACATGGAGCAGATCGGCGACATCATCGAGCGCGTGATCATCGACATCGAAGACAAGAAGATCAAACCGCAGCGCAACTTCTCCGAAGCGGGCACGGCGGAAATCGTGGAACTGCACGGCCGGCTGGTCGCCAACCTGCGGCTGAGCATGAGCGTTTTTCTCAACGGCAACGTGCGCGATGCGCAGAAGCTGCTGGAAGAAAAAGCCCGCTTCCGCGATCTCGAACGCGCCTATGCCACGACCCACCTCGATCGGCTGTCAGACCGCACCACGCTGAGCATCGAGACGAGTTCGCTGCACATCGACCTGATCAGCGATCTGAAGCGCATCAACTCGCACATCTGCTCCATTGCCTATCCCATTCTGGAATCGGCGGGCGCGCTGGCGCCGAGCCGCCTGCGCGAATCGCGGCTGGGGAAGATCGAGGGCTGATTCGCCTGCCGGAAAAGAGGCTGCGAGCGGGTCAGTGCGCCGCGCCGAGCGGCGCGGCCGTGAACTGCTCCTGTCGGCGCCGCAGGCAGAAGTCGATCAGGTCGTCGATTTCCGTGGCTTTGTCGAACACGGCATCGGCACCCAACTGCGCGCATTTGCGGCGCATCTCCGGCGTGAGGTGGTTGCTGAGCACCACCATCTTCTGCGCCGGCTCCCGGTTGCGACACGCTTCGAGCACGCTGAAGCCCGTGCCGTCCTTCAGGAACAGGTCGACGATCGCCAAGTCCCACAGCGACAGGTTGCCTGTCAGCCAGCGCGTCCCTTCCTGTTCCGATTCCGCCTGTCCCACCGGATCGACCCGTGCCACCTCGCGCAGGGTGCCGATCAGGTTTTCGCGGATGGTGGGGTTGTCCTCGACGACGAAAGTTCTGACGGTATCCATGGCAGCGGCGTTTCTCGAGCTTTGATGGAGGCTACAAAGTGCGCCTGGCACAAGACGAAGGCATGACACGCCATCGCGGGTAGGACAACGCTGGCCTGCCGGCGGGCCAGCCATTGCGCATGTTCAGAGCGTCAAGATCGTGCAGCCGGTGGTCTTGCGCGCTTCCAGGTCGCGATGCGCCTGCTGCACGTCGGCCAACGCATAGCGCTGGTCGATCGGGATCTTCACCGCGCCGCTCTGGACCACCGCGAACAGGTCGTCCGCCATGGCCTGCGTGCTCTCGCGCGTGGCCATGTGCGTGAACAGCGTCGGCCGTGTCACGTAGAGCGAGCCCTTGGACGCGAGCGTGCCCAGGCTGATCGGCGGCACGGGGCCCGAGCCGTTGCCGAACACCGCCAAGAGGCCGAACGGGCGCAGGCAGTCGATGGAGCCTTCCCAGGTGTCCTTGCCGACCGAGTCGTACGCCACTTTCACGCCCTTGCCGCCCGTGATCTCCTTCACCCGGGCCGCGAAGTTTTCGGTGCTGTAGTTGATGGCATGCGCCGCGCCGTATTCGAGTGCGAGCTTGCACTTGGCGTCGCTGCCGGCGGTGCCGATCAGCCGAAGGCCCAGCGCCTTGGCCCATTGGCAGGCGATGAGGCCCACGCCACCGGCCGCTGCATGGAACAGGACGAAGTCGCCCGGTTGCAGGCCTTCCGCCGGCAGTGTCTTCTTCAGCAGGTATTGCGTGGTCAGGCCCTTGAGCATCATCGCCGCGCCGGTCTCGAAGGAGATGGCATCGGGCAGCTTGCACACGTTCTTGGCCGGCATCACGCGCAGCTCGCTGTAAGCGCCGGGCGGCTGGCTCGCATAGGCGGCGCGGTCGCCCGCCTCGAGGTGCGTGACGCCCTCGCCCACGGCCTCGACGACACCCGAGGCTTCCATGCCCAACTGCAAGGGCATCTGGAACGGGTAGAGGCCGCTGCGCTGGTAGGTGTCGATGAAATTCAGGCCCACGGCCTTGTGGCGGATACGGATTTCGCCGGGGCCGGGCTCGCCGACCTCCACGTCGACGATCTTCAGTTCTTCGGGACCGCCATGGCGGTCGATACGAACGGCTTTGCTCATCATCTTTGCAGTCTCCAGGCACACGGAAAAGAAGACGCGCATCGTGCCACGTTTGGCCTTTCCGCGGCGACGGCGGGCAATGCCCGCTAGAGTCGGCGGCCATGCAGACCTCGCAGCGCCTCACGCCTTCCACCGTCTTCCTGC
The Variovorax paradoxus genome window above contains:
- a CDS encoding acyl-CoA dehydrogenase family protein, with protein sequence MDFNFSDDQEQLRDAVRKWVDKGYGFERRRGIEANGGFSREAWDELAELGLGGLYIAEDDGGLGMGPVAGMVVMEELGRGIVLEPFAQTLIAGAVLGGHAGADLKDNWLPRIAGGQAIVVLAYQERKARYRLDVCEAKAVKAGGGWSLTGAKSVVPVGDEADAFIVPAQADGKIALFLVERSASGVEARGYGTQDGGRAAEVVFDKADATLITADGLAALEYAVDVGIAATCAEAVGVMDKTVALTVEYMNQRKQFGVTISTFQALRHRVADMKMQLELARSMSYYATLKLNAPAEERRQALARAKYQLGVSMRYVAANSVQLHGGIGVTDEYIGSHYFRKLTQLEMTFGDTLHHLGEVSARMQDAAGVFA
- a CDS encoding alpha/beta fold hydrolase, yielding MPSRRTLLAFGLASTAMLTACATAPSPSYAERPPIVFMHGNGDSAALWLTTIWRFESNGWPRDRLFAVDQPYPLARDDDAVAQPGRSSTTDSAVFLKGEVDKVLKATGAGKVVLIGNSRGGNTIRNYVQNGGGAAVVSHVVLGGNPAHGIWAVKGFRENNEFSGLSGFMQQLNTPKGPNGEEVTPGVKWLTLRSDNNDKYAQPDGLWIGVPGQPTNIGFDGPALKGATNVVLPRVDHRETSFSPAAFAATWQFLTGEPPRSTAVAPEANVVLDGRAVGAENLSLNGGQVTVYAVDPATGARRGEAVHSKSIGADGRWGPLNARGDTAYEFVLSAPGYGITHIYRSPFARSSRVVNLRPERLVAADGSAQAVVVFTRPRGYFDAERDTMRFDGQSPPPGVPPKGSGVSSSRVRVTTAQPQRAVTGEFNAERITGLTWPAAQQHVTVLELTY
- a CDS encoding enoyl-CoA hydratase, encoding MSDTASPFVLATRDARGVATLTLNRPTSFNALSEGMLGALEQALGEIAADDTVRAVVIAAAGKAFCAGHDLKEMRAEPSLGYYQRLFERCGAMMLSIQRLPVPVIARVHGIATAAGCQLVAVCDLAVASSEARFAVSGVNVGLFCATPSVTLSRNLGRKEAFEMLVTGEFISAQEAREKGLVNRVAAPGELDAAVEALVASIVAKPRQALALGKALFYRQLETGIEAALADASQTMACNMMDESALEGVQAFIEKRPPDWKR
- a CDS encoding HNH endonuclease — translated: MKVLKLSAQGLPQSWISLEQAVIHYAADEVRWEVGAQVAVFRGGHNAITGQQSQIAINSIIGTKGVPRINPFTQRPGLTNSKLFARDRNVCAYCGGHFHEDELTREHIIPFAQKGIDTWMNVVTACKPCNHRKSSRTPEQANMPLLYAPYVPSLWEDFILRNRRILADQMEFLMAHLPQSSRLHDT
- a CDS encoding bifunctional riboflavin kinase/FMN adenylyltransferase, translating into MQVFRGFRHPGVAPACALTIGNFDGVHRGHQAMLALLQTEARHRGLPSCVLTFEPHPRDYFAAVTKKPDLAPARIGTLRDKLTELAACGVAQTIVLPFDGRLASQSPEDFIQSVLVDGLGARYVLVGDDFRFGAKRAGDYAMLDAAGDAHGFDVARMNSYEISDPHARLRPAAPREGAPVLGRPGDGHGLRVSSSAVREALAEGRMADAQTLLGRPYTISGHVVHGRKLGRALGASAPGKDDGFRTLNLRFKHWKPAASGIFAVLVHGLAEQPLPGVANLGVRPSLDANDVNAGRVLLETHCLEWPAHLGAEGAYGKIVRVELLHKLHDELRYTSLEALTAGIAKDGRDARAFFASTHAETHRQTTRDRI
- the ileS gene encoding isoleucine--tRNA ligase; translation: MSDAASPTDYRSTLNLPDTPFPMRGDLPKREPGWVKEWNDEGRYHRLRDARHGAPKFILHDGPPYANGQIHMGHAVNKILKDMINKARQLEGYDALYVPGWDCHGLPIENAIEKQFGRNLSRDEMQAKSRAYATEQIAQQMLDFQRLGVLGEWDHPYKTMDFANEAGELRAFKRVIERGFVYRGLKPVYWCFDCGSSLAEFEIEYADKKSQTLDVAFKAHDREKVLKAFETDHTILGDIFAVIWTTTAWTIPANQAINLNPEIEYSLVDTERGLLILANSLVEMCMTRYALDGKVLATVKGEKLGGLEFEHPLYDVDAGYKRLSPVYLADYATATDGTGLVHSSPAYGVDDFNSCIAHGVAYDDILNPVQGNGSYAPDFPLFGGQNIWKAVPVIIAALRDANRLLTTETITHSYPHCWRHKTPVIYRAAAQWFIRMDEGEGVFTKDKAPKTLRQTALQAIEQTSFYPENGKARLHDMIANRPDWCISRQRSWGVPIPFFLHKDSGELHPRTMEILDQAADIVEKGGIEAWSRVTALEILGAEDAPHYTKSTDILEVWFDSGSTFYHVLRGTHPNVHHETGPEADLYLEGHDQHRGWFHSSLLIACALEDRAPYRGLLTHGFTVDAKGIKMSKSLKNGIDPQEISSKLGAEIIRLWVAASDYSGDIAGDDKILARVVDSYRRIRNTLRFLMANTSDFDIAKDAVPLDQLFEIDRYALARASQFQAEILAHYKVYEFHPVVSKLQIYCSEDLGGFYLDILKDRLYTTAPGSLARRSAQTALWHISQAMLRWMAPFLSFTAEEAWKFVNTGKPGESIFAQTFSQFAAPDEALLAKWGRIREIRDVVNKDIEAVRAEGKVGSSLQANLQLSAAAEDFALLGTLGDDLRFVFITSAIELAAGEALSTVVKPSAAQKCDRCWHYRDDVGHDPAHPTICGRCTSNLFGAGEPRSFA
- the lspA gene encoding signal peptidase II; the encoded protein is MAAARSASASRSRGGSLGIWPWLGLAVIILIIDQFTKTLILGYYKLGDATYVTNFFNVVRAHNTGAAFSFLADHSGWQRWFFTAIGVAAAVFIVWMLKSHAGQKLFSFAMACILGGAIGNVIDRMMHGYVVDFLSFHWGNWYFPAFNAADSAITLGAICLIVDEIRRVRRGK